TGATCGGAAAAGACGAAGCCCCCCCGTTGAAGGAACTCGGCCGAGACGCCCAGCACACGCGGATTGGTGGCCTGATAGAGATTCAAACAGGAGGCATCATCCCCGGCCCGCACGCGGAACGCATAAAGCGACTGCTTGCCCTGCCACTGATCTTCCACGGCTTTGACCTTGCTCGCCACCTCGGTGGCATTCAATTTCTGGTCCTGATAAATGCGTCGCAACCCGGCTAGCAGGTTATCCAGAAATTCCGGTGTGTTAGGAGCCACGAACAGCGGCACATCCAGTTCCATGATCTCGGGAAAGCCACCCGAACCGCCTTCTTTCTTGGCGAAATCGGCCTCCGGCTCCCGGCGGAAGGATTCCACCGCCACCAGTAGAAATCCGGCACTGGCTAACAGCCCGGCGGTCAGCAGACTGCGCGTCGGGTTCCGGGCGGTATTGGTCCAGGCCAGATTGCCGAGACTGCGAACAGGTGTTTTGTGCGACTTCAAGCGGATCCAGAGCATTCCCAGAAGGAAAATCAAAATGCCACTCCCCCCACTGAAGAACGAACCTGCCCGGGGCTCGCCCGGCGGCATATAAGGTCCCATGACCAAGCAGGCCAGGCCGCCGACTAACACCACCCACAACACGATTTTCAGTATGCGATGCCGCCGCGGATTCACCTCCTGCGTTTCGATCCGCTCATCCAGTTGGCTGCTGGTCACTCCCTTCAGTAACAACGCTGGCGGAATCTTACGCAGGATTCGCACGGCCCAGCGGATGGCGAATAAAGACATTCCAACCGAGGCGATCAGGCCGATAATCAAACTCGTCGGACCGATGTGCAGACGCAGAAAGCTCCGCACGCTGGCATCGGGCCAGAGCACTTTCAACATGTAGAGCATGCCGGCCGCGAAACCGATCGCCCCCAATAGACCTAACAGGCTGCCGATCAAGGACAGCAGCATGCCCTCCTGAGTGAGAAGGCTGCGAATCCAGGTCGGAGAAAAACCACTGGCCTCGAGCAGGCCGAATTCTTTAGCTCGGCGTTCGACATTCAGCCGGAACATCAGGCCGACTAGCAACAGAGCGGCCACGATCAAAAAGAAGCTGAACCCAAGAAAGAGCATCCCGAAATCGTTGCTGCCCGAGCTGGATTTCAGCAGCCGTTCGCGAATCGGCTCGAAAACGAAGCCGCCTGCCTTGGGATCGAGATGTTTCAAAAAGGCTTGAGAAAACTGCGTCAGCCCGGCGTTCAAATCCTGACCGGCCGTCGGCGCAATTCGCACGCTGGTCGTATCGCCAAAGCGACTGGCAAATAGTTTGCGGGCGGCGTTGAGCGTGATGTAAGCCTTCGGCGTCGTCTTATAGCGCCGCCAGTAGTTATCGTCGTTCGATTTGACCCGGCTTTGATCGTAAGGAAACGGGGGATCCCAATTCGAAATCGAAAGCTTGTCGGTAATGCCGGGAAACTCGGGGGTCAAATCGGGATCGGCCGCGACCCCTTCGAGAGGAATGAACCCCTTCAGCTTGAACTCCGTTTTGGCCGACTTGATTTCTCCTTCGATTTCCGGTTCGAAATATTCGAGTCGAATGGTGTCACCGATTTTCACCTTCAAGGGCGATTCTCGCCAGGCCGATAGGACGATCTCATAGTCTTTCAACTCGGTCACCCCTTCGGGCAGGAATTTGCCCAGCGGCTCGGACTGCGTAGGATCGAGCCCGGCCACAATCGAATAAGGAATGGCTTGTTGGTCGTGGGCGATGCTATTGGCCAGATAAACGAAGGTATCGGCCGCGCGGAAGTTCAGATCCTTGGCCGCTTGATGCGCGGCCTCCACCGCCGCCGGTTCCAAAACCAGTCGTTTGCTCTCCACGCTGATATAGCTTTTCAGTTTTTTCGGGATGTGGACTTTCAGTCCCCAGTCTTCGAGGGTCAGCTTTTCCGCAAGTAACCCGCTTGGATCCTTCTTCTCGGATACCAGGGAGAAAATCGCGTTGATTTGCCCCGGCTGATTCAACGCTTCCTGAAGCACTTTCAAGGGCACGAACAGATTCAACGGCATACTGGGGGTCGGGCTGAGTTGAAACAGATTGCCCGGATGATCGGCCGGAAGAATGCGATCGACTTTTAATGAGACCGATTGCGTGGTGTCGGTGGTGCCGCGCCGGCCCAGCACCGAGGAACGAGGCATGGCCGAGGCCTTCTGCACATTCAGTTGAACGGAATCTCCGACCTGTACGTGAAGCTGACTGGCTAACTCGGTGGAAAGAGCTACTCCCGACAGTGCTTCCGATTCCGTCAGCAGGTGCGGGGTACCCAGGACGGTAACTTTGCCCGAGCGCAGAGTGGGATCTTTCTGGGAGCCGACGCTTCCCTGTAATAATAAGCCCGGCGTACTCCCCAAACTCGTGGCCAGTTCCTCGCGGAAGAAGCGCGGTGCGATCAGCACCCGTTCGATGCCGTTAAGCTGATCTTCGGCCCGCTGCCGCAGCGAACCCCGCAGCGAATCGCCGACGAGCAGCGCGCCCACGAGTACAGCGGTTCCCACCGCCGCGGCAAAAAGAACGGACAGATTGCTCCGGCCATGATACACTAAGTTCCGGAGGATTAAGGAGTTCCGATTCATTGGGAAAGCAGTCCCCGCTTGCGTTTGCCAGCACTCTAAGCCTTTATTGTATCTGTAGACTTTCGGAGATTGTGATGAAACGTTTGCTCTTAACGACGATCTGCCTCTTAAGCGTCGGCTACTCCCTGCCCGTCCGCGCTCAGGAACCCTCCGGAGTAGATGAGCGAGCCCGCGGTGAGTTCATCCATCGTGATTCCGGAACCCTGTTCAAAACTCCTCCCGGCTGGAAGGCCATCACTCCACAGCGCTTGCGCCGCGATGCTAAAACCAGTGTCATGGGGCTCGAACGGCCCAACGATGTGAATGTGATCGTGAACGTGACCTACTCGCCGCTGGAAGGCCGAAAGTTCAGCGATTCGGTGAATTCGGCGCCGGATTCGAATGGCGAGTACGGCGAAGAACATACCATGCTGACGACCATTTACGGCAAGGATCGCGTGAGCAAGCCGCAACTCATGCAGGTGGGCGGTTTCGCAGTGTACAAGATCAAGGTGGAGTCCGGGGCGTTTCCGGAAGATCAATCGGTGGGACTGGTCTACCTGTTCGAAAGCGGCCTCAGCGACAAGCGCTGGAAAATCAAGGTGCGGGCGAATGTGCCGAAGATCGCGGAAGCGGCTGATACCGAAGCACTGAATTCCCTGCTGAATGCGTTCAGTGTGGAAGGGCGATAGGGCAGTAGCAAATTGCTTCGTTCACCCGCCTGTTTTCGTTAGCCCGCCTGTTTTCGTTCACCCGCCTGTTTTCGTTAGCCCGACGCGTCAGCGAGGGCAGAACGAAGCGATATTTATCCAAACCCAAAAGCATAGCACCGGATACGTTTTCACCAGACGTTCCGGATCCCCATCGCAAGAAGTTGGACATGGATATATGTTTTGTATCTTGCCCTCGATGACTCGTCGGGCTAACAGTCCCTGTCAGATCTATTTTTCTGCAGAATTGATTTGTCTCAAATATCTATCTTGCATTTCAAAAAGAGGGCAGAACGAAGCGATATTAATCCAAACCCAAAAGCATAGCACCGGACACGTTTTCACCAGACGTTCCGGATCCCCATCGCAAGAAGTTGGACATGGATATATGTTTTGTATCTTGCCCTCGATGACTCGTCGGGCTAACAGTCCCTGTCAGATCTATTTTTCTGCAGAATTGATTTGTCTCAGATATCTATCTTGCATTTCAAAAAGTTCGGCCCGTCTTCATTGACACTTTTTCTATTCCCCAAGCGCATGATCCTGTCGCCCGAGCTAAAAATCAGTCTTTCTATTCTTCGGTAGATTAATCCTCTTCCCGTGCAGGTGCTACCAGAAGCGAATAGAGCGATGACACATTCCTTTCCAGTTCTTCATAGTTCGATTACAAAAGATTCTCAATAAAAACTTCTCGGTTAGCCGTTCGAATTCGAGCAACTTCTCGTTCCCAGGCTGTTTCGGCAAAGGGACCGTAGAGAGGTTATTGTCCCGGTAAACCGTGAGAAAACGATCAAAAATGAGAGATATTGGCTTGTTTGTAATTGTTCGCCCGGGTAGTATTTCCTGATTGTGCCCTCCTCCCAGGGTTTCGCTCTTGATCTTGAAGATTAAGACATTTTTATTTTGACATCGTCCTTTCTGTGCCGCCGACGTCGGTTGATCGAGGCGTTAGTCACGCAGAGGACTTCGCGGTGCTTCGGCTCCGAGGTGAAAACTCCTGTGACCCAGTTCTTCAATAACCATATTTTCATTATTTTTTGATTTTGGGAGACAAAATAAAATGCCCAGTGAAATGGACGCCGCTAACTTCTTGGAGGAGGGGGGCAGCCCGGAGGCGGACCGGCAACTAGCCGAGAATTTCGGCATGACCGTAAAACAGGTGCACGACTTCGACCCACAGGAGTTGGATGTCCGGCGCGCCTGCAAATTCCTGGGTCTTCCTCCGAAGAGATTCGATCAGCTGAGCACGCAAGCTTCGTCGCGCGCCCGCTGGGTGGAATCGGTGGCCAAGCAAAAGAAAGAGCTGATTGAGGAGTTCCCGGAAGCCAGCAAAGAGATGAAAGAGATGCTGGAGGCGATTCGCAAGTTTGCTTTGAAAAAATGCCTGAAGCCGGATGGCCCGGCCCAGTCGGAGGGCAGCGAGCCCGCCCCGGCTCGGAAGGCGGCTACCCCGACGCCGCGCAAATCAAGCAGCCGGAGTCGCAAGAAGGGCAACAATAATCTCCTCGTCGGGGTCGGGATTCTGGCACTCCTCGTGGTCGGTGGTGCGGCTTATTATTTCATGTCCGGGAAGGATAAATCCTCCGGAGGTGGCGATGCCATCGCCAATCTGGGGGATGAGAATTCGGATAATCCCGAGCAAATTGCCGCCAGAAATCGAGCGGCGGCTTCCTTTGTCTTGAAAGCAGGCGGCACTATTCGAATCAACGGTGAGATGAATACGGAACGCAATCAACTTCCGGACCAGATGTTTCGACTCACGGGAGCGATCATGCGGGACGCTTCCTTCGTAACCGATGACGGACTTAAAGTGTTCCGCGGCTGTCGGGATTTGGAAGTATTGGCTATGTTAAATTCCAAGGCGACCAACACGGGATTAGCCAATTTCAAAAATCTCAACAACCTAATAATCGTAGCGCTCTCGGGTTATGGTTTCGATGACACCGGTTTGGTGAATTTTGCTCATTGTTCGAAACTGCAACAACTCTTGCTGACAAACACGAAAATCACTGATACTGGCCTGACGGCATTCCATAAGCTTCAGAATTTGCAATTTTTGGAAACTAACAATCCCGCCGTCACGGATCGGGGAATCTCCGGCTTTGCGGGTGCGACCAAACTTCGCCTCCTGACACTGAGTGAAACGGGTTTGACGGACAAAGGGTTGGCAGCGCTGAAGGAATGCAAAGAGCTGGAAGCCCTCTATCTCGCGAAGACCAAGATTACGGATAAGAGTGTCCCGACAATTATCGGCTTCGTGAAGTTGAGAAAGCTGCGCATATCCGGGACGCAAATCAGCGAGGAAGGCAAGCGGGAACTCGCCCGGTCGCTGCCGTTCTGCGAGATCGATTGATTGATCTACTGCTGAGTGGTGGTTATCTGCCAGAGGGAAGATCGGGCCTCTGAAAAGGCTTCCATCCTTCTCCAGAGGCTATGTTAACTTAGGAATTCGATCGTTATCTGGTTTGAGTGAGGGAGTTATCTG
The genomic region above belongs to Telmatocola sphagniphila and contains:
- a CDS encoding ABC transporter permease, translating into MNRNSLILRNLVYHGRSNLSVLFAAAVGTAVLVGALLVGDSLRGSLRQRAEDQLNGIERVLIAPRFFREELATSLGSTPGLLLQGSVGSQKDPTLRSGKVTVLGTPHLLTESEALSGVALSTELASQLHVQVGDSVQLNVQKASAMPRSSVLGRRGTTDTTQSVSLKVDRILPADHPGNLFQLSPTPSMPLNLFVPLKVLQEALNQPGQINAIFSLVSEKKDPSGLLAEKLTLEDWGLKVHIPKKLKSYISVESKRLVLEPAAVEAAHQAAKDLNFRAADTFVYLANSIAHDQQAIPYSIVAGLDPTQSEPLGKFLPEGVTELKDYEIVLSAWRESPLKVKIGDTIRLEYFEPEIEGEIKSAKTEFKLKGFIPLEGVAADPDLTPEFPGITDKLSISNWDPPFPYDQSRVKSNDDNYWRRYKTTPKAYITLNAARKLFASRFGDTTSVRIAPTAGQDLNAGLTQFSQAFLKHLDPKAGGFVFEPIRERLLKSSSGSNDFGMLFLGFSFFLIVAALLLVGLMFRLNVERRAKEFGLLEASGFSPTWIRSLLTQEGMLLSLIGSLLGLLGAIGFAAGMLYMLKVLWPDASVRSFLRLHIGPTSLIIGLIASVGMSLFAIRWAVRILRKIPPALLLKGVTSSQLDERIETQEVNPRRHRILKIVLWVVLVGGLACLVMGPYMPPGEPRAGSFFSGGSGILIFLLGMLWIRLKSHKTPVRSLGNLAWTNTARNPTRSLLTAGLLASAGFLLVAVESFRREPEADFAKKEGGSGGFPEIMELDVPLFVAPNTPEFLDNLLAGLRRIYQDQKLNATEVASKVKAVEDQWQGKQSLYAFRVRAGDDASCLNLYQATNPRVLGVSAEFLQRGGFVFSDQIHAAENPWTLLEEVSPGEPVPIFVEENTATWMLKKSIGDVFEIPDENGKPYSVKLVGTLKDSPFQSEILMSAKAFLQHYPKQEGYGFFLLDLPEEQQKQLLTGLGVYGPSISGTRQRVANYLAVENTYLTTFQLLGGLGLLLGVLGLAAVLLRNIFERRGELALLTALGYSRPVIRGLLNWENFSLFAVGLAIGVLAALISILPATRLSEIPWLRLGVLLGVVFIAGVIAIRWAIYATLKQKIVSALRAD
- a CDS encoding leucine-rich repeat domain-containing protein; the protein is MPSEMDAANFLEEGGSPEADRQLAENFGMTVKQVHDFDPQELDVRRACKFLGLPPKRFDQLSTQASSRARWVESVAKQKKELIEEFPEASKEMKEMLEAIRKFALKKCLKPDGPAQSEGSEPAPARKAATPTPRKSSSRSRKKGNNNLLVGVGILALLVVGGAAYYFMSGKDKSSGGGDAIANLGDENSDNPEQIAARNRAAASFVLKAGGTIRINGEMNTERNQLPDQMFRLTGAIMRDASFVTDDGLKVFRGCRDLEVLAMLNSKATNTGLANFKNLNNLIIVALSGYGFDDTGLVNFAHCSKLQQLLLTNTKITDTGLTAFHKLQNLQFLETNNPAVTDRGISGFAGATKLRLLTLSETGLTDKGLAALKECKELEALYLAKTKITDKSVPTIIGFVKLRKLRISGTQISEEGKRELARSLPFCEID